Proteins from one Acidobacteriota bacterium genomic window:
- a CDS encoding DUF177 domain-containing protein, translating into MRVNILDIPNEGLEIVQEFKFEDFMLLEKNSYFLGPAQVKIKITKKAEKAIIEGQIFTQISLICSRCLSDYTMEINSSFNLVYYPMEQFLSEELKEKELREKDLESLYYRNNELNIDSIILEQINLSIPLKPICSENCKGLCEICGVNLNIKSCGCELKAKNHFFDKIKLNIK; encoded by the coding sequence ATGAGAGTTAATATATTGGATATTCCCAATGAGGGGTTGGAGATTGTACAAGAATTTAAATTTGAAGATTTCATGCTTCTTGAAAAAAATTCTTATTTTCTTGGACCAGCCCAGGTTAAAATAAAAATAACAAAGAAAGCTGAAAAAGCTATAATAGAAGGACAGATTTTTACTCAAATATCTTTGATATGTAGTAGATGTCTTTCTGATTATACAATGGAAATAAATTCTTCATTTAATCTGGTTTATTACCCAATGGAACAATTTTTGAGCGAAGAACTGAAAGAAAAGGAATTGAGAGAAAAAGATCTAGAATCATTATATTACAGAAATAATGAGTTAAATATAGATTCCATCATTTTAGAACAGATAAACCTTTCAATTCCTCTAAAGCCAATATGTAGTGAAAATTGTAAAGGATTATGCGAAATATGTGGGGTTAACTTAAACATCAAGTCATGTGGGTGTGAATTGAAAGCTAAAAATCATTTTTTTGATAAGATTAAATTAAACATTAAATAG
- the rpmF gene encoding 50S ribosomal protein L32 translates to MANPKRRHSHSRKGKRRSHDHLKIPSFSICPHCGTPKLPHRVCPSCGFYKGRQTIEGEEE, encoded by the coding sequence ATGGCAAACCCTAAAAGACGTCATTCTCATTCAAGAAAAGGAAAAAGAAGAAGCCATGATCATTTAAAGATACCATCCTTTTCTATCTGCCCCCATTGTGGAACCCCAAAACTTCCTCATCGGGTTTGTCCTTCCTGTGGATTTTATAAAGGAAGACAGACAATCGAAGGTGAGGAGGAATAA
- the plsX gene encoding phosphate acyltransferase PlsX, with amino-acid sequence MKIALDAMGGDRAPSAIIEGAVKASRELNVDIILVGVEDIIKEELKRLNDRSSKIEIVHSPEVIKMEESVFQALRLKKSSSIKKAVQLVKEGNANGVVSAGNTGAVMALSKAILGPVEGVERPALAIIVPTLKGFSILMDVGANVDCKPRHLKQFALMGKIFMEQIFGKENPKIGLVNIGEEEGKGNELIKETFKELRNSNLNFIGNIEGRAIYQGVADVIISDGFTGNVALKVTEGVVEVLFSMLKGEVSRNLIAKLGFLLMNRALKKFKKKVDYSEYGGGLLLGINGVAVIGHGRSGPEAIKNAIRVAKNFIYRKVQERISFEILKLKEDFRKI; translated from the coding sequence ATGAAAATTGCTTTGGATGCAATGGGAGGAGATAGAGCACCTTCTGCAATCATTGAAGGTGCTGTAAAAGCTTCCCGTGAATTGAACGTAGATATAATTCTTGTGGGTGTGGAAGATATTATTAAAGAGGAATTGAAGCGACTTAATGATAGAAGTTCAAAGATTGAAATAGTTCATTCTCCTGAAGTTATAAAAATGGAGGAAAGTGTGTTTCAAGCATTAAGGCTTAAAAAAAGTTCTTCGATTAAAAAAGCCGTTCAACTTGTTAAAGAGGGAAATGCTAATGGTGTGGTAAGCGCTGGAAATACAGGAGCTGTAATGGCTCTTTCAAAAGCTATCCTCGGACCGGTCGAAGGAGTTGAGAGGCCTGCTCTTGCTATTATAGTTCCAACTTTAAAGGGGTTCTCGATACTGATGGATGTAGGAGCAAATGTGGATTGTAAGCCAAGACATTTAAAACAGTTTGCATTGATGGGAAAAATTTTCATGGAACAGATTTTTGGAAAGGAAAACCCTAAAATTGGCCTTGTAAACATTGGCGAGGAAGAGGGGAAAGGAAATGAGCTTATTAAAGAAACTTTTAAAGAACTGAGAAATTCGAATTTGAATTTTATCGGGAATATAGAAGGAAGAGCTATATATCAAGGAGTTGCAGATGTTATTATCAGTGATGGGTTCACTGGAAATGTTGCTCTCAAAGTTACTGAAGGAGTTGTAGAAGTGCTTTTCTCGATGTTAAAAGGAGAGGTGAGCAGAAACCTTATTGCAAAATTAGGGTTTTTGTTGATGAACAGAGCCCTAAAGAAATTTAAGAAAAAAGTAGATTATTCAGAATACGGAGGGGGGCTTTTGCTAGGTATAAATGGAGTGGCTGTTATTGGTCATGGAAGATCCGGTCCTGAAGCGATAAAAAATGCAATAAGAGTGGCAAAGAATTTTATTTATAGAAAGGTGCAGGAAAGAATCAGTTTTGAAATACTTAAACTCAAAGAAGATTTTAGAAAGATTTAG
- the fabG gene encoding 3-oxoacyl-[acyl-carrier-protein] reductase, with the protein MRFKEKVSIVTGAAQGIGKEIAVSLAQEGASLALVDMNRHKLFETVEEIKKMNGDAEAFVTDVSKKEEVEKTVNEIEQKFNKIDHLVNNAGITKDNLLLRMSEDEWDKVLDVNLKGTFLFTKSVLKYMLKNRYGKIVSISSVVGIIGNAGQANYSASKAGIIGFSRSLAREVSSKGINVNVVAPGYIETEMTKSLPDSIKETFFNLIPMKRFGTPKEVANVVLFLLSDESIYINGEVIHVNGGLFMG; encoded by the coding sequence ATGAGGTTTAAAGAAAAGGTAAGTATAGTTACGGGCGCTGCTCAGGGAATTGGAAAAGAGATAGCTGTTTCACTGGCACAAGAAGGTGCATCATTGGCTCTTGTTGATATGAATCGCCATAAACTTTTTGAGACCGTTGAGGAAATCAAAAAAATGAATGGAGATGCGGAAGCATTTGTTACTGATGTATCGAAAAAAGAAGAGGTGGAAAAAACTGTGAATGAAATTGAGCAGAAATTTAATAAAATCGATCATCTTGTAAATAATGCTGGAATTACAAAGGATAACCTTTTACTGAGAATGAGCGAAGATGAATGGGATAAAGTTCTGGATGTGAATTTAAAAGGAACCTTTCTGTTTACTAAAAGTGTTTTAAAATATATGTTAAAAAACAGATATGGAAAGATAGTTAGCATATCTTCAGTTGTGGGGATAATAGGAAATGCCGGTCAGGCAAATTATTCTGCTTCGAAAGCAGGAATAATAGGGTTTTCCCGATCTTTAGCCAGAGAGGTCTCCTCTAAAGGAATAAATGTAAATGTAGTCGCACCTGGGTATATAGAGACAGAGATGACAAAATCCCTGCCTGATTCGATTAAAGAAACATTTTTTAATTTGATTCCAATGAAAAGGTTTGGAACCCCTAAAGAAGTCGCAAATGTGGTTCTTTTTCTTCTTTCCGATGAATCGATATACATTAATGGTGAGGTTATTCATGTGAATGGTGGACTTTTTATGGGATAG